CCAACATTTCATCCAGCAGAACAGATTCCACTGAGATATTCATCAGATGAACAGACAAACCAGGAGTGCAGTAGATTGGAGTTCACTTGCACTTGGTATCAGTCTTGATACCAAGACTGACAGCGATCCTGTTCAGATCCTGAGTTCTCTGATCACTTGTCCTCCACGATTCCTGTTGTTAAATCCCCCTGTTAGCCCAATTTATGTTTAAATAGTTTTAATTTCGGGTTTCTAAGCCAACTAAATATAGCAGCATATATTGAGTTATTGCAGAATTTTAATGCGTAAATCCTTCTCACAGAATGGTGAATATTAATGTGACATTCTCCTGATAATCTTTCTCACTAATAGTCAGGGACCATCTCACCAAACAATGGGATTTACTGAATGTGATTTGTTAATCTAGATTTGATCAGATCCAAGTTTAAGAATATATAACAATCCCAGTctgatacaacacagaaggaggctactcggtccatcgaatctgtgaACCTTCCTCACTTCTTGGGCCGTTTTTAATGGGGACTTCTTTCCTGCAGCACTGTGATTCCGTCAGCAGGTGGCAGCGGTGCGCTTTGTAACAATGAAAGACTTGGGTTCACACACAGTCTCAACCCATCCCAGAAACTTACTGCACCCGCAATGAATTACTCACAAGAACAGGAGCAGCCGTCATGTAGAGAGATTGTCACAAATGACAGAAACTACTCAGATTTTCATTGGATGGAAATGAATGTCAGTAAATTCCACTGGGCTCCGCACATTGTCACCCTGGAAAGTTAGTGTTCCCAATATCTATCCCCAGAGAGAATTCACATTTTCCGACACTTTAATGTATAAAATTGCTgcataatttcactcctgaatgtcTCCGGTCAGATTTTAACGATAAAAACAGAACTCCCCCCAATGCTGATGATGGGTGAGAGAATTTCCCAAAATCGAGGAGAATTCCATCCGGCTAAATATTGTCGCCAATGACACAAACTTCCCAGATTTTCCATGTGTTGAAATGAATGTCAGTAAATTCCGCTGGGCTGTGTAAGGGGTGTCCATGTCCCCCAGGACAGATTGCCCTTTCTGTGCTCCGCACAGGAGCTGTTTAACACCCAGGCAGTAACAATAAAACCCAATCCTCAACACTGTCAGACATATGAAACATTTTACACCAGAATCACAGACAATATCTCTGCAATAAAACAAGATATTGATTTCCAATCCACCTTGATCTCTCTACACCCCCCTGCCGTATTTACACGATATTTTCCCAACTTTACAAAAATGCCTGTTAATGAATCTGATCCATCGCAAAACTTCACAGCCTCTGTTTTTTCTTGCTGGAATAGCGCGAGTGTTGGGGGAAACTCTTCAAATTCAATCCCAATAGGATGTCGTTTCACTCCCCTCCCATTTCCCATTGGTCTGTCCCACAGTCCTGCCCCCACACCCTGTGATGTGTTTCCACTTTATCAGGGACTGGGAGAGCAGCACTGTCtgagacgaaggagcagcgctccgaaagcttatggtatttgctaccaaagaaacctgttggacttcaacctggtgttgtgagacttcttactgtgagacacCAATACACAGACCCCAAAATTCCCGAGACAGAGTTTGAATAATTCTGTATTTTTTTATTTCCGAAAATGAGCTCAATGTTCTCAAAAAGACACAAAACAAACCATGTCCATTCTGTGCGGTTTAAAGTCACCGTGTAATTCAAGCCTCCCTGTGAATGTatcaactctctctccctcagccaCTCCatgtgacagcgagttccacattctcaccactctctgtgtgaagaaactcCACCGAATATTGGAGGAGAGATTCCACTTCAAATGTTCCCTCGTCagttaaaaacaaattactgcggatgctggaatctgacgaagagacatccagactcgaaacgttagctctgttctctctccacagatgctgtcagacctgttgagattttccggcattttctgtttttgctccgtCATCAGTTGATGTTTCTCTGGGTCCGGTCCCCGGGAGGGATACGTAAATATTTATAAAACCGCAAGTTATTCTTTCTGGAAAATAAACCAAACTTCACAGATCGAACCCTCTAAATATCTTCCCTGTCGCTGTTGTGTAAATTTCTCTTTGACATTTCGAGTACTTGATGTTTGAATGTGAGCGGCTGCAGTGATGAACACAATTCAGTTTCTGGATCCGGATCTCACACCGAGTTTCACCAGAGTGGTTTTAATCGGCAGCGAGATCAGACTGGAGAAAAATTCAATGGAATCTCGATCCCGCCCATTtcaacctcctccctccctccctccctccctccctctctctctccctccactgtcaacattcccGGGAGACCAGCCCGCCTCCACCTCTTCTCCCCATtctatctctccatctccctctttcTATTGGCAACATTCCCAGGAGCCAAACCCGCCCCCGACAGGGTTCAATTATTCTCCTCCGTTATCCTTCAGACCGCGCCAGTTTTTATCTCCAGTGTGAAAGTGGCGAGGACATGGCCCACTCTGTAATAATAATTCCCTGAGTGTTGCAGTGAACTTTACCGGGAAATAGCTGAACTGAGGATGTGCGGCAGTAACATCGAAACTGAAAGCGGTTTGAATCAGGAAGTGCTGAGAGTGAACATGGCTTCCAGAAAGCAGCTTCACAGTTTGACCGAGGAGGCAATTTGTCCCATTTGTCTCGATTTCTTCACTAATCCGGTAATACTGGAATGTGACCACAACTTCTGCCGCTCCTGTATCACCCAGTGTTGGGAAAAGAAGGAGATAAACTCCTGCCCGGAATGTAGAGAGGAGTTTCCGGAAAGAAACCTCAGGATAAATCGGGCCTTAGCGAATCTGGCCGAGAAAGCTCGACAAATAAAGCTAAATCCgaaagagaagaaaaggaaactTCACTGTGAGGAACATCAGGAAGAACTGAAGCTGTTTTGTGAAACTGACAAGAAATTGATCTGTTACACTTGTGTAGTTTCGCGGGGACACAGAGATCACCGCTTCCTGCCTTTCGATGAGGCCGTGGAAATCTACAAGGTAAAAAGGAAATAATTGAAAACTAACAGCTCATTTTCCTGCTCTAACACTTtcattctgtgattttctctcccaATCCTAGGATCAGCTGAAATCTTCCTTAGATTCTCTCACAGAGAAGAAATCGGCGGTTCGAGGAACGGAACTGAAACAGAAACGGAAGATTTCTGAAGTTAGGGTAAGTTCCCCCTCTGCTGATTTTATGGCATTTCAGTTAGTTTTGTTCCGTTTATCACAGGACAGTAATTATGTTTCACATTTCATTGGGCAGGAACAGTCGAGCAGTCTGCAGACCCACATCACATCCGAGTTCGCTAAAATGCATCAGATTCTCACGGAGAAAGAGCAGCGTTTACTCAGAGATCTCAGGGAAGAGGAAGAGAGGATTCTCGAACCAATGGAGAAAAACCTTCGAGAGATtcaggagaatttaaattctattgagGAGAAACTCTCAAagttgcagaaacagatggagcaaAAAGACGAGCTGATATTTCTGAAGGTGAGGGAATATATTGCGGCTCAGTTCAgggaaacttcacacagtcactaaATAACTGATGATAACTGTGGAATTAATATAGAATTTACTGAAAAATAGTAACCGAATTGAACAGAATTGTGTGTCCCTTCCTGAACGGTTTTCCTGCTGTCTCTGAACCAACGGCTCCCACACTGTCTGCAGATTCCCGGGAATACCTGTAACCTCCTGAGAATGAGTTTCTGCATCTTCAAACTTGCTTTGTGATTATTTCTGTGTTTCCCAAGTTTAATTTCCTCCTGGAACTCCCATTGTATCCAGTTCCAGTtccatgttgtgagtgtgtgggtatgtacggtgtgtgagagtcactgtgtctgtgagcgGGACTGATGTTCAATTCCAGTTTATTTGACTCTCCAcaatcttccttccaaaatgcatcactttacatTTCCGTGTGAAATCTCATCTGCTCTGAGTCTGCTCATTTCACCAGCCTGTCTAACTGTTCCTGAAATCTGTTACTGTCACCCTCACTGTTCCTGATTCATTTCTTTCAGGAGGAAGCTTGTCGGGAGAGAAGGTAGGACATGTTCTTTCTTGAAATCCACTGTTTGTTAAAATAAACTCAGTGAAGTgttattttcatttatttattggttGTTGACACAACATTAAACAGTCTGTCATTGGGGCATGCAAATTCGGTGTATTGTTCACAGACCAGAGTTTAAAAATAACCACTTTATTACAGTGATTTTTCATAACTGCTACAATATTGTAATAAATAACCGGGAAGTGTAATTAATACAAT
This Mustelus asterias unplaced genomic scaffold, sMusAst1.hap1.1 HAP1_SCAFFOLD_3298, whole genome shotgun sequence DNA region includes the following protein-coding sequences:
- the LOC144490450 gene encoding zinc-binding protein A33-like, yielding MASRKQLHSLTEEAICPICLDFFTNPVILECDHNFCRSCITQCWEKKEINSCPECREEFPERNLRINRALANLAEKARQIKLNPKEKKRKLHCEEHQEELKLFCETDKKLICYTCVVSRGHRDHRFLPFDEAVEIYKDQLKSSLDSLTEKKSAVRGTELKQKRKISEVREQSSSLQTHITSEFAKMHQILTEKEQRLLRDLREEEERILEPMEKNLREIQENLNSIEEKLSKLQKQMEQKDELIFLKEEACRERRISDGERALSVFDAALSIGKFKDLFQCTAWREMMKPIIPGKTHINFPDYQSSCEATKQALRSQIKYSHFHLLIPGVSRTHIYLSVGSSGESDDVTYRKGQWHTGRLGNF